One Panicum virgatum strain AP13 chromosome 9K, P.virgatum_v5, whole genome shotgun sequence genomic region harbors:
- the LOC120647462 gene encoding myosin-3-like isoform X1 translates to MAPDPAGEVVVTPKSAAKDEASCSAPTPPKATVSHDEMRAVARKFADQPIQETEPGVWAVLTAISKKARLRPQGINVLLSADEHCIGRCVEDRFQISDPQISSTHCRIYKDTVLGELNRHEPVPVFLKDTSSNGTFVNWKRIKKNSSPVKLNHGDIISFISPQNDASYSFVYREVSAISCLENGGTILKRKSEEGGSGSKRLKGLGIGSPDGPVSLDDVRRLEKSNADLREQLEAHVVTIETLRTEIKVAQVQHGKELEELRETTSSSYLDQTKSLQLALEEKQKQLDSLSTSNTELQNSIKDLDERLRASKQSRADADEIILSQKAVICELEGQLSEERNLRREERDKAAQDLKSALHKVQAEAQEEIKRQAQSYLRQQNEQKEVINKLQESEKETRLLVETLRTKLEDARDNLVTSEKKVRELEARLQDEQLVSANNQKKSDNLETELRKLKKELENEKQAAREEAWAKVSALELEIAATIRDLSIEKQRYQGARERIILRETQLRAFYSTTEEISSLFAKQQEQLKAMQRTLEDEENYENTLMSVDLNKVSLTTDDARVKPVGCSKNTVEVPSASTQNTQVSEHSSSDEDASMTEQHADATAEGSTQGLECSSPERSEERLRPDFHGNPVSTAPEREVTDTERVPETESQAGNVGCDDQRCDNMGGETMPLEDEVHPQENEEPTTLLKDGGQPQKNQDPVPIPKDGIGHCSEDKHEDGCSESKREVAGAIGTGDLLTSEVAGSWAVETAPSVNGENESPRSLEDAGDAVGQDGDIGGSMAADALLTLVNSEGQAAGSQNNADCVFSKITDHHRVLSAMIEIIDPEFKRQMPRSGGGNNEPMSDAETDEGSEEVDTDDDSEEPMVEDSVG, encoded by the exons ATGGCGCCGGACCCGGCCGGCGAGGTCGTGGTGACGCCCAAGTCCGCGGCCAAGGACGAGGCCTCCTGcagcgcgcccacgccgcccaAGGCCACCGTCTCCCACGACGAGATGCGCGCGGTGGCTCGCAAGTTCGCCGACCAGCCTATCCAGGAGACCGAGCCGGGCGTCTGGGCCGTCCTCACCGCCATCTCCAAGAAGGCCCGCCTCCGGCCCCag GGAATTAATGTTCTTTTGAGTGCTGATGAGCACTGCATAGGACGCTGTGTCGAGGACCGCTTCCAGATTTCTGATCCACAAATAAGTTCAACGCATTGCAGGATATACAAGGACACTGTATTGGGGGAGCTGAACCGCCATGAGCCTGTCCCTGTTTTCCTAAAGGACACAAG CTCAAATGGCACTTTCGTCAACTGGAAAAGGATCAAGAAAAATTCATCCCCAGTCAAGCTTAATCATGGCGACATTATATCATTTATATCACCTCAAAATG ATGCTTCCTATTCATTTGTCTACCGTGAAGTTAGTGCAATCAGTTGCTTAGAGAATGGGGGCACCATTCTTAAAAGGAAGTCAG AGGAGGGTGGTTCTGGAAGCAAGAGGCTAAAGGGTCTTGGTATTGGTTCTCCTGATGGTCCTGTTTCACTCGATGATGTCCGGAGACTAGAAAAATCTAATGCT GATCTCAGGGAACAACTTGAGGCACATGTCGTGACAATTGAGACTTTGAGAACTGAAATAAAAGTGGCCCAAGTGCAGCACGGGAAG GAACTTGAGGAGCTGAGAGAAACTACATCGAGTTCTTATCTTGATCAAACTAAATCTCTTCAGTTAGCACTTGAAGAGAAACAAAAGCAACTAGATTCACTCAGTACATCAAATACAGAGTTACAGAATTCCATTAAAGACCTGGATGAAAGGCTTAGGgcatctaagcaatcacgtgccgatgctgatgagataattTTGAG CCAGAAAGCAGTTATATGTGAACTAGAGGGACAGCTAAGTGAGGAGCGTAACTTAAGAAGAGAGGAGCGTGATAAGGCTGCACAGGACTTGAAATCTGCATTGCATAAAGTTCAAGCTGAGGCTCAAGAAGAAATTAAGAGACAGGCGCAGTCTTACCTTAGACAACAAAATGAACAAAAAGAAGTTATTAACAAACTTCAG GAATCAGAAAAAGAAACCCGTTTGCTTGTGGAAACATTGAGGACCAAGCTG GAAGATGCTCGAGATAATCTTGTAACATCCGAGAAAAAAGTAAGAGAGTTGGAGGCTCGACTTCAAGATGAGCAGCTAGTATCGGCTAACAATCAAAAG AAATCAGATAATCTTGAAACTGAGCTGAGGAAACTGAAGAAAGAACTTGAAAATGAGAAG CAGGCTGCTCGGGAAGAAGCATGGGCAAAGGTCTCAGCTCTCGAACTTGAAATAGCTGCAACAATTAGAGATCTATCAATTGAGAAACAGAGGTATCAAGGAGCTAGAGAACGGATTATTTTACG AGAGACTCAGCTGCGGGCTTTCTATTCAACTACAGAAGAAATCTCTTCTCTGTTCGCAAAACAGCAGGAACAGCTGAAAGCTATGCAGAGAACTTTGGAGGACGAAGAGAACTATGAGAATACCTTAATGAGTGTTGATCTCAATAAAGTGTCATTAACCACTGATGATGCCCGCGTGAAGCCAGTAGGTTGCTCAAAAAATACAGTGGAAGTTCCAAGTGCTTCCACACAGAATACCCAAGTGAGTGAACATAGTTCTAGTGATGAAGATGCCAGCATGACCGAGCAGCATGCTGATGCTACTGCTGAAGGTAGCACTCAAGGTCTAGAGTGCTCCAGTCCAGAAAGGTCAGAGGAAAGATTAAGGCCTGATTTTCATGGAAATCCAGTTTCTACAGCTCCTGAGAGGGAGGTAACAGATACTGAGCGAGTTCCTGAGACAGAAAGTCAAGCTGGTAATGTTGGATGCGATGATCAAAGATGTGACAATATGGGAGGAGAGACTATGCCGCTAGAGGATGAAGTACACCCTCAAGAAAATGAGGAGCCTACCACTTTGCTCAAAGATGGAGGGCAGCCACAAAAAAATCAGGACCCTGTTCCAATCCCCAAAGATGGCATTGGCCACTGTTCTGAAGATAAGCATGAGGATGGTTGCTCTGAGAGCAAACGGGAAGTTGCTGGAGCTATTGGAACAGGTGATCTGTTGACCTCAGAAGTTGCTGGAAGCTGGGCAGTGGAAACAGCTCCATCTGTaaatggtgaaaacgaatcacCTAGGAGCTTGGAAGATGCTGGTGATGCTGTAGGGCAGGATGGTGATATTGGAGGTAGCATGGCTGCTGATGCTTTGCTAACTTTGGTGAACTCGGAAGGCCAAGCGGCTGGGAGTCAGAATAATGCTGACTGTGTCTTTTCCAAAATAACCGATCACCATCGTGTCCTTAGTGCCATGATTGAAATTATTGATCCTGAATTTAAAAGGCAAATGCCGAGAAGTGGCGGTGGAAATAACGAGCCAATGTCTGATGCCGAGACGGATGAAGGCAGCGAGGAAGTCGATACAGATGATGACAGCGAGGAGCCTATGGTTGAGGATTCTGTTGGTTAG
- the LOC120647463 gene encoding bZIP transcription factor 29-like, which produces MNGVGDAHAAAMMQQQQHVQARVQQQHLGVSLPMATSFAPEQASAKPRPPGLPPTPPPAFGGQRPSPGDSCTKVDAAAARKAHHRRSRSDVPFGYFPPASGGVQVQLPPPKVEVAWGHHPGGGDADDLFNAYLNLEGLDGLNSSDERHDDGDSRGSSMKTNGADSSENESEECAADSRAAGIRLWGGGEGLKRTAAGEPAGAPTARHARSLSMDSLIGKLNFSAGAMPSGGVMPGPNRFSLEFGSGEFTPVEMKKIMADEKLAEMALADPKRVKRVLANRQSAARSKERKMRYIAELEQKVQILQTEATTLSAQLTLLQRDSAGIATQNNELKFRLQAMEQQAQLRDALNEALTAEVQRLKIATAELGDSCSSNNLAQQLQLSAQDQMFQLQQQQQQQVTPIPFYQLQQAQQNGAGKNQDSTE; this is translated from the exons ATGAACGGCGTCGGCGACGCGCACGCGGCCGCgatgatgcagcagcagcagcacgtgcAGGCGCgggtgcagcagcagcacctggGGGTGTCGCTGCCGATGGCGACGTCCTTCGCTCCCGAGCAGGCCAGCGCCAAGCCGAGGCCGCCGGggctgccgccgacgccgcccccgGCGTTCGGCGGGCAGCGGCCCTCGCCGGGGGACTCGTGCACGAAGgtcgacgccgcggcggcgcgcaaggCGCACCACCGCCGGTCCCGCAGCGACGTGCCGTTCGGCTACTTCCCGCCGGCGTCGGGTGGAGTGCAGGTGCAGCTCCCGCCGCCCAAGGTGGAGGTCGCCTGGGGCCaccaccccggcggcggcgacgcggacgACCTGTTCAACGCGTACCTCAACCTGGAGGGGCTGGACGGGCTCAACTCCTCCGACGAGCGCCACGACGACGGGGACAGCCGCGGGAGCAGCATGAAGACCAACGGCGCCGATAGCAGCGAGAACGAGTCCGAGGAGTGCGCCGCCGACAGCCGCGCAGCAGGGATCCGCctctggggcggcggcgaggggctcaaGAGGACCGCCGCGGGGGAGCCCGCCGGCGCGCCCACGGCACGCCACGCCAGGAGCCTGTCCATGGACAGCCTCATCGGGAAGCTCAACTTCTCGGCAGGCGCCATGCCCAGCGGCGGCGTCATGCCGGGGCCCAACAGGTTCAGCCTCGAGTTCGGCAGCGGCGAGTTCACACCCGTCgagatgaagaagatcatggcCGACGAGAAGCTGGCCGAGATGGCGCTCGCCGACCCCAAGCGCGTCAAGAG GGTGCTGGCCAACAGGCAGTCGGCGGCGCGGTCCAAGGAGAGGAAGATGCGCTACATTGCGGAGCTGGAGCAGAAGGTGCAGATCCTGCAGACGGAGGCCACCACTCTCTCCGCTCAGCTCACCCTTCTCCAG CGCGACTCGGCAGGGATCGCGACGCAGAACAATGAACTCAAGTTCCGGCTGCAGGCCATGGAGCAGCAGGCGCAGCTGCGTGACG CACTGAATGAGGCTCTGACAGCCGAGGTCCAGCGCCTGAAAATCGCGACTGCAGAGCTCGGCGATTCTTGCTCTTCCAACAATCTGGCCCAGCAGCTCCAACTCAGTGCTCAGGACCAGATGTTTcaactgcagcagcagcagcagcagcaggttaCACCGATCCCGTTTTACCAGCTGCAGCAGGCACAGCAGAACGGTGCAGGGAAGAACCAGGACTCAACGGAATGA
- the LOC120647462 gene encoding myosin-9-like isoform X2, protein MAPDPAGEVVVTPKSAAKDEASCSAPTPPKATVSHDEMRAVARKFADQPIQETEPGVWAVLTAISKKARLRPQGINVLLSADEHCIGRCVEDRFQISDPQISSTHCRIYKDTVLGELNRHEPVPVFLKDTSSNGTFVNWKRIKKNSSPVKLNHGDIISFISPQNDASYSFVYREVSAISCLENGGTILKRKSEEGGSGSKRLKGLGIGSPDGPVSLDDVRRLEKSNADLREQLEAHVVTIETLRTEIKVAQVQHGKELEELRETTSSSYLDQTKSLQLALEEKQKQLDSLSTSNTELQNSIKDLDERLRASKQSRADADEIILSQKAVICELEGQLSEERNLRREERDKAAQDLKSALHKVQAEAQEEIKRQAQSYLRQQNEQKEVINKLQESEKETRLLVETLRTKLEDARDNLVTSEKKVRELEARLQDEQLVSANNQKKSDNLETELRKLKKELENEKAAREEAWAKVSALELEIAATIRDLSIEKQRYQGARERIILRETQLRAFYSTTEEISSLFAKQQEQLKAMQRTLEDEENYENTLMSVDLNKVSLTTDDARVKPVGCSKNTVEVPSASTQNTQVSEHSSSDEDASMTEQHADATAEGSTQGLECSSPERSEERLRPDFHGNPVSTAPEREVTDTERVPETESQAGNVGCDDQRCDNMGGETMPLEDEVHPQENEEPTTLLKDGGQPQKNQDPVPIPKDGIGHCSEDKHEDGCSESKREVAGAIGTGDLLTSEVAGSWAVETAPSVNGENESPRSLEDAGDAVGQDGDIGGSMAADALLTLVNSEGQAAGSQNNADCVFSKITDHHRVLSAMIEIIDPEFKRQMPRSGGGNNEPMSDAETDEGSEEVDTDDDSEEPMVEDSVG, encoded by the exons ATGGCGCCGGACCCGGCCGGCGAGGTCGTGGTGACGCCCAAGTCCGCGGCCAAGGACGAGGCCTCCTGcagcgcgcccacgccgcccaAGGCCACCGTCTCCCACGACGAGATGCGCGCGGTGGCTCGCAAGTTCGCCGACCAGCCTATCCAGGAGACCGAGCCGGGCGTCTGGGCCGTCCTCACCGCCATCTCCAAGAAGGCCCGCCTCCGGCCCCag GGAATTAATGTTCTTTTGAGTGCTGATGAGCACTGCATAGGACGCTGTGTCGAGGACCGCTTCCAGATTTCTGATCCACAAATAAGTTCAACGCATTGCAGGATATACAAGGACACTGTATTGGGGGAGCTGAACCGCCATGAGCCTGTCCCTGTTTTCCTAAAGGACACAAG CTCAAATGGCACTTTCGTCAACTGGAAAAGGATCAAGAAAAATTCATCCCCAGTCAAGCTTAATCATGGCGACATTATATCATTTATATCACCTCAAAATG ATGCTTCCTATTCATTTGTCTACCGTGAAGTTAGTGCAATCAGTTGCTTAGAGAATGGGGGCACCATTCTTAAAAGGAAGTCAG AGGAGGGTGGTTCTGGAAGCAAGAGGCTAAAGGGTCTTGGTATTGGTTCTCCTGATGGTCCTGTTTCACTCGATGATGTCCGGAGACTAGAAAAATCTAATGCT GATCTCAGGGAACAACTTGAGGCACATGTCGTGACAATTGAGACTTTGAGAACTGAAATAAAAGTGGCCCAAGTGCAGCACGGGAAG GAACTTGAGGAGCTGAGAGAAACTACATCGAGTTCTTATCTTGATCAAACTAAATCTCTTCAGTTAGCACTTGAAGAGAAACAAAAGCAACTAGATTCACTCAGTACATCAAATACAGAGTTACAGAATTCCATTAAAGACCTGGATGAAAGGCTTAGGgcatctaagcaatcacgtgccgatgctgatgagataattTTGAG CCAGAAAGCAGTTATATGTGAACTAGAGGGACAGCTAAGTGAGGAGCGTAACTTAAGAAGAGAGGAGCGTGATAAGGCTGCACAGGACTTGAAATCTGCATTGCATAAAGTTCAAGCTGAGGCTCAAGAAGAAATTAAGAGACAGGCGCAGTCTTACCTTAGACAACAAAATGAACAAAAAGAAGTTATTAACAAACTTCAG GAATCAGAAAAAGAAACCCGTTTGCTTGTGGAAACATTGAGGACCAAGCTG GAAGATGCTCGAGATAATCTTGTAACATCCGAGAAAAAAGTAAGAGAGTTGGAGGCTCGACTTCAAGATGAGCAGCTAGTATCGGCTAACAATCAAAAG AAATCAGATAATCTTGAAACTGAGCTGAGGAAACTGAAGAAAGAACTTGAAAATGAGAAG GCTGCTCGGGAAGAAGCATGGGCAAAGGTCTCAGCTCTCGAACTTGAAATAGCTGCAACAATTAGAGATCTATCAATTGAGAAACAGAGGTATCAAGGAGCTAGAGAACGGATTATTTTACG AGAGACTCAGCTGCGGGCTTTCTATTCAACTACAGAAGAAATCTCTTCTCTGTTCGCAAAACAGCAGGAACAGCTGAAAGCTATGCAGAGAACTTTGGAGGACGAAGAGAACTATGAGAATACCTTAATGAGTGTTGATCTCAATAAAGTGTCATTAACCACTGATGATGCCCGCGTGAAGCCAGTAGGTTGCTCAAAAAATACAGTGGAAGTTCCAAGTGCTTCCACACAGAATACCCAAGTGAGTGAACATAGTTCTAGTGATGAAGATGCCAGCATGACCGAGCAGCATGCTGATGCTACTGCTGAAGGTAGCACTCAAGGTCTAGAGTGCTCCAGTCCAGAAAGGTCAGAGGAAAGATTAAGGCCTGATTTTCATGGAAATCCAGTTTCTACAGCTCCTGAGAGGGAGGTAACAGATACTGAGCGAGTTCCTGAGACAGAAAGTCAAGCTGGTAATGTTGGATGCGATGATCAAAGATGTGACAATATGGGAGGAGAGACTATGCCGCTAGAGGATGAAGTACACCCTCAAGAAAATGAGGAGCCTACCACTTTGCTCAAAGATGGAGGGCAGCCACAAAAAAATCAGGACCCTGTTCCAATCCCCAAAGATGGCATTGGCCACTGTTCTGAAGATAAGCATGAGGATGGTTGCTCTGAGAGCAAACGGGAAGTTGCTGGAGCTATTGGAACAGGTGATCTGTTGACCTCAGAAGTTGCTGGAAGCTGGGCAGTGGAAACAGCTCCATCTGTaaatggtgaaaacgaatcacCTAGGAGCTTGGAAGATGCTGGTGATGCTGTAGGGCAGGATGGTGATATTGGAGGTAGCATGGCTGCTGATGCTTTGCTAACTTTGGTGAACTCGGAAGGCCAAGCGGCTGGGAGTCAGAATAATGCTGACTGTGTCTTTTCCAAAATAACCGATCACCATCGTGTCCTTAGTGCCATGATTGAAATTATTGATCCTGAATTTAAAAGGCAAATGCCGAGAAGTGGCGGTGGAAATAACGAGCCAATGTCTGATGCCGAGACGGATGAAGGCAGCGAGGAAGTCGATACAGATGATGACAGCGAGGAGCCTATGGTTGAGGATTCTGTTGGTTAG